From one Rhodovulum sp. ES.010 genomic stretch:
- the cas7e gene encoding type I-E CRISPR-associated protein Cas7/Cse4/CasC translates to MSTFLQFHLLTSYGPSNPNRDDQGRPKQAMVGGSPRLRMSSQSIKRALRESAFFELDLKDNMGTRTKRLYGELVHRLVGQGAPEKAAREAAEQVAAIFGKLEAPKKGEETRVATTLAFISPEEWRLAEDLVGKIIAGEDLPKEKELKKQVLRRADGAVDIAMFGRMLADDADFNRDAAVQVAHAITTHPAQAEEDWYSAVDDLNKAEETGAGHLGETAFGSGVYYQYVCVNADLLIENLVGDRELAVKGAEALARAIAQTTPRGKQNSFAHHPRAHYILAEKGSQAPRDLSGAFFEPVRKPPFLDNSVAALTKARADIDAAYGQAWEADCVLHVGIGGTLDEVVRFSGDAVRGA, encoded by the coding sequence ACCAGCTATGGCCCCTCGAACCCGAACCGCGACGACCAGGGCCGCCCGAAGCAGGCGATGGTCGGCGGCAGCCCGCGCTTGCGGATGTCTTCTCAGTCGATCAAGCGCGCCCTGCGCGAGAGCGCGTTCTTCGAACTGGACCTGAAGGACAATATGGGCACGCGTACCAAGCGGCTATATGGCGAACTGGTCCATCGGCTGGTGGGGCAAGGCGCGCCGGAGAAGGCGGCCCGCGAGGCCGCCGAGCAGGTCGCCGCGATCTTCGGCAAGCTTGAGGCGCCGAAGAAGGGCGAGGAGACACGGGTGGCGACGACGCTGGCCTTCATCTCGCCCGAGGAGTGGCGTCTGGCCGAGGACCTGGTGGGCAAGATCATCGCGGGCGAGGACCTGCCTAAGGAGAAGGAACTTAAGAAACAGGTGCTTCGCCGGGCCGATGGTGCCGTGGACATCGCCATGTTCGGCCGGATGCTGGCCGATGATGCCGACTTCAACCGCGATGCGGCAGTGCAGGTGGCCCATGCCATCACAACCCATCCCGCGCAGGCCGAGGAAGACTGGTATTCTGCCGTCGATGATCTTAACAAGGCGGAAGAAACCGGGGCTGGTCATCTGGGCGAGACCGCTTTCGGGTCTGGCGTCTACTACCAGTATGTCTGCGTGAACGCCGACCTGCTGATCGAGAACCTCGTGGGAGACCGGGAGCTTGCCGTGAAGGGCGCCGAGGCCTTGGCGCGTGCCATCGCGCAGACCACCCCGCGCGGCAAGCAGAACAGCTTTGCCCACCATCCTCGCGCCCACTATATCCTCGCCGAGAAAGGGTCGCAGGCCCCGCGCGACCTGTCGGGCGCCTTTTTCGAGCCTGTCCGGAAACCGCCTTTCCTCGACAATTCCGTGGCCGCATTGACCAAGGCCCGCGCCGATATCGACGCGGCCTATGGCCAGGCCTGGGAGGCCGACTGCGTTCTGCATGTCGGCATCGGCGGCACGCTGGACGAGGTCGTGCGCTTTTCAGGCGATGCGGTTCGGGGGGCGTGA
- the cas5e gene encoding type I-E CRISPR-associated protein Cas5/CasD translates to MRPYLVFSLTATLGAMGELAGHERRGSLVWPGRSAILGLLGAAMGIDRRGDFSALDALEMAVAVFDSGAPLRDYHTVETVPSSAARRPNSRPEALAAARGRTNTTITLRDYRSGGLYGVAVWGDGLEALAAALMRPRYTLYLGRKSCPLAAPPGAKVIEADSAEAALAHLTLPPWRRVDRFGAPATARMLICDATEEDAVREQVHDVPRDRSLWHFAPRRVALRDVAITVGGAP, encoded by the coding sequence ATGCGGCCCTATCTGGTGTTCAGCCTGACCGCCACGCTCGGCGCGATGGGCGAACTGGCGGGGCATGAGCGGCGGGGCTCGCTGGTCTGGCCGGGGCGCTCGGCGATCCTCGGGCTGCTCGGCGCCGCCATGGGGATCGACCGGCGCGGCGACTTCTCCGCCCTGGACGCTCTGGAAATGGCCGTCGCCGTCTTCGACAGCGGCGCCCCCTTGCGTGACTACCACACGGTCGAAACCGTGCCTTCGTCCGCTGCGAGGCGGCCGAACTCTCGCCCCGAGGCTCTTGCCGCCGCGCGCGGGCGCACCAACACCACGATCACGTTGCGCGACTACCGGTCCGGGGGGCTCTACGGTGTGGCAGTCTGGGGCGATGGCCTGGAGGCGCTAGCGGCGGCCCTGATGCGCCCTCGCTACACTCTTTATCTTGGCCGCAAGTCATGTCCGTTGGCGGCCCCGCCGGGGGCGAAGGTGATCGAGGCGGACAGCGCCGAGGCCGCGCTGGCGCATCTTACATTGCCGCCCTGGCGCCGTGTGGACCGGTTCGGCGCGCCCGCCACGGCCCGCATGCTGATCTGCGACGCGACGGAGGAGGACGCTGTCCGGGAACAGGTCCACGATGTTCCCCGCGACCGGTCGCTCTGGCATTTCGCGCCGCGCCGCGTCGCGCTCCGCGATGTCGCGATCACCGTGGGAGGCGCGCCATGA
- the cas6e gene encoding type I-E CRISPR-associated protein Cas6/Cse3/CasE, producing the protein MSLYLSRIRLSRSPSAQALAGLLNPSDAGPRRSAHHRLLWAAFADGPDRRRDFLWREDRDGTFLTLSERPPQPMDLFEPHEVKDFAPALAPGQRLDFVLRANATRTKREGRRRVDVVMDALHDVPQGARASERMAAAGREGAAWLARQGEASGFKVVIATAGDYSTVALPDHRGPRRGQPQFGILDLEGRIEVTDPEAFLARLARGFGRAKAFGCGLMLIRRAA; encoded by the coding sequence ATGAGCCTCTACCTCAGCCGAATCCGCCTGTCGCGGAGCCCCTCGGCGCAGGCGCTCGCGGGACTCCTGAACCCGTCCGACGCCGGGCCGCGCCGGTCGGCCCATCACAGGCTCCTCTGGGCGGCCTTCGCAGATGGCCCGGACCGCCGCCGCGATTTCCTGTGGCGTGAAGATCGGGACGGGACGTTCCTGACCTTGTCGGAACGGCCGCCCCAGCCGATGGACCTGTTCGAACCGCATGAGGTCAAGGACTTTGCGCCGGCGCTGGCGCCCGGCCAGAGGCTCGACTTCGTCCTGCGCGCCAATGCGACACGGACGAAGCGGGAAGGTCGCCGCCGCGTCGACGTCGTGATGGATGCTCTGCACGATGTTCCGCAGGGGGCGCGCGCCTCCGAGCGAATGGCGGCGGCAGGGCGGGAGGGCGCGGCCTGGCTTGCCCGCCAGGGCGAGGCGTCGGGGTTCAAGGTCGTGATCGCGACGGCCGGCGACTACTCGACCGTGGCCCTTCCCGATCACCGCGGCCCGCGCAGGGGTCAGCCGCAATTCGGCATCCTCGATCTCGAGGGCCGTATCGAGGTAACCGACCCCGAGGCCTTCCTCGCCCGGCTGGCCCGCGGCTTCGGCCGCGCCAAGGCGTTCGGCTGCGGCCTGATGCTGATCCGTCGGGCCGCATGA
- the cas1e gene encoding type I-E CRISPR-associated endonuclease Cas1e, with product MSRGALPGLPPPRPIPLKDRASLVFVERARLDVADGAFVALNADGTRTQIPIGGLAGIMLEPGARISHAAVALAARAGTLITWVGEGGVRLYSAGQPGGARSDHLLWQASIALDDAARLRVVRKMYAMRFGEAAPSRRSIDQLRGIEGVRVRESYALLARQYGVDWKRRAYDPSDWEAGDIPNRCLSAATACLHGLTEAAVLAAGYAPAIGFLHTGKPLSFVYDIADLYKLETVVPEAFRVAGQAAKGKLDMAPDRAVRLACRDAFRRTGLLGRIIPAIEEVLSAGDLPRPAPPPEAVSPAFPASPPTGDPGHR from the coding sequence ATGAGCAGGGGCGCCCTTCCCGGCCTGCCGCCACCACGGCCGATCCCGCTGAAGGACCGCGCCTCGCTGGTCTTCGTCGAGCGTGCCAGGCTCGATGTGGCCGACGGCGCCTTCGTCGCCCTCAATGCCGATGGTACGCGCACCCAGATCCCGATTGGCGGTCTGGCAGGGATCATGCTCGAACCAGGCGCCCGCATATCGCACGCGGCCGTCGCGCTGGCGGCGCGGGCGGGAACGTTGATCACCTGGGTCGGCGAGGGCGGCGTGCGGCTCTATTCGGCAGGCCAACCCGGAGGTGCACGATCGGATCACCTGCTCTGGCAGGCATCCATCGCGCTCGACGATGCGGCGCGTCTCAGGGTCGTGCGCAAGATGTATGCCATGCGCTTCGGCGAGGCCGCCCCCTCGCGCCGTTCCATCGACCAGCTTCGCGGGATCGAAGGCGTGCGGGTACGCGAATCCTATGCACTTCTCGCCCGGCAATACGGCGTCGACTGGAAACGCCGCGCCTACGACCCTTCGGACTGGGAGGCCGGCGACATTCCCAATCGCTGCCTTTCGGCGGCCACTGCGTGCCTGCACGGCCTGACCGAGGCCGCCGTCTTGGCTGCGGGATATGCCCCCGCCATCGGGTTTCTCCATACGGGCAAGCCGCTGTCTTTCGTCTACGACATCGCCGATCTCTACAAGCTCGAGACCGTCGTCCCCGAGGCGTTCCGGGTCGCGGGCCAGGCGGCGAAGGGAAAGCTCGACATGGCACCCGACCGCGCGGTGCGGCTGGCCTGCCGCGATGCGTTCCGGCGCACCGGGCTTCTGGGCCGGATCATTCCGGCCATCGAGGAGGTTCTGTCGGCCGGCGACCTGCCGCGCCCCGCGCCGCCCCCCGAAGCCGTGTCGCCCGCCTTTCCCGCCTCGCCGCCCACTGGCGACCCGGGGCACCGGTGA
- the cas2e gene encoding type I-E CRISPR-associated endoribonuclease Cas2e: MLVVVVSNAPPRLRGRLAAWLVEIRAGVYVGDYSARTREMIWDQVTAGLEDGDAVMVWKARTDQGYDFLTAGTNRRMPVEFDGLKLVSFFPEKPR; the protein is encoded by the coding sequence ATGTTGGTCGTCGTGGTTTCCAATGCGCCGCCAAGGTTGCGTGGCCGGCTCGCCGCCTGGCTGGTCGAGATCCGTGCCGGCGTCTATGTGGGCGACTACTCCGCCCGCACTCGCGAGATGATCTGGGATCAGGTCACGGCCGGGCTCGAAGATGGAGATGCTGTGATGGTCTGGAAGGCACGTACCGACCAGGGCTACGATTTCCTCACGGCAGGTACGAACCGTCGGATGCCGGTGGAATTCGATGGGCTGAAGCTGGTGAGCTTCTTTCCCGAGAAACCGCGTTGA